The genomic window AGTGATGGCCTCCGTCggcctcttcttcttctcgatcaGTGCATCAATCTCTCGCCCACCGAAACAAACGTTGTCGAAGTGGACGAAATTGAAGGCTGGATCAACGAGAGTCTTCGCCAAAAGGTGCTTATCAACATGCAGCAGTTGTTGGCAGCGAGAGATAGTCCCAATGACGCTTGGGTGGAAaccttctctttcgtctgcAACTATAGAGAGCTTCTGCAACAAGTTCCGACGGTGACCGCTTACGTCACTATTATATccggcgatcgacgtcattgcctTCGCATTGAAGACTCTTCTagcaattttcaaaaaatttacgACAAAGCTCTACAACGCGGCTTCGTGTCAATCAATCGATCTCGTGTAATAGTTGTTGGACAAGATGGAGCTGGTAAGTCGTGCCTCGTCGACTCTCTTCTAAACCGACCGTTTGAGAGAGGGAAAGCAAGCACAGAAGGTGCCGCTGTCACAATGTCTCACACAGCGGCCAGCGGATGGAAGGCCACCGACAACAAAGAGTACTTGGATCCCCTTATTGCAGAAGGTTGCTATGGTAGTAATCTTCAGCAGACGGCGTTGACCGCGAGCGCTTCTAAGCCGATTTCTTCTACCGAAGTCAAAAAGCCCCTTTCCCAACTGAAGGATGCTCCTAAAGCCCATCATCGCGCTTCTCAGGTCAAAACAAAATCGGAACGTCGAGCAGAAGTGGTGTGCATAGAGGCGAAAACGCTCACTCATAATCAACAGGTATTGGTCACCGATTTCCTAGCAGATAAACCGAGTGAAACGACAAGCGTTCGCGATGTATGGGATTTAGGCGGACAAGAAGTTTATCTCGCCACTCACTCTGCCCTCATGCCGAACAGTAGCACTTTTGATTTAACTATATACATGGTTGTAATGGACATCTCTAAGTCTCTATCTGATGAGGCTGAGTCATTTCATCGTTCAGCTGATGGTGAGGTAATTAACCTTTCGAGCGATTTGGGCTGGATACGAAGGAATGAAGACTTTCCACTGTACTGGCTTGGCTCGATCGCAGCGTGTCACGAGGAAACGGTGCGAGGCGATTATTATCTGggcgaggacgaggaggTGAAGCCTCCGCCAGTATTTGCCATTGGTTCCCACAAAGACGTTGTGGAGAACGACAAGCAAAGGTTTCCTGATTCGGCCGCTGTAGGAAAATGGCTAATCCAGCaaggaaaacgttttgaagaaCTTCTCAGTAACAGCGATTTTGTCAGGCACATCGTCCGGCccaaaagaagcgaagacaGGAAAGTCGATGAAGACTTTCACGAAATGAGGGATTTCATTGGGCGAATTTTCCTTATAGACAATTCCGTATCTGGCTCGCGTTCTCCTTGCAGAGGTGTTGAGGAGGTTCGACGCAGAGTAGACCGcatggcgtcgacgttttgcagGCGAATGCAAAAGCAGCCCTTATTTTGGGTGTACCttgaacgtcttcttttccactGGCACAAAAGCATGAAAACGGTTGTTGCTGGAGTGGACGTAATAGCAGAGAGAGCTCAGGACATCTGTAATATATCaagtcgcgacgaagtcCTCACGGCGCTGAAGTTTCTTACCAATGTTGGAGCAATACTCTACTACCCGGAAGTGGAAGGCTTGAAAAACTTTGTTTTCACGAGTCCTACGTGGGTAATCAAAGCTCTCTCTGCGTTTGTGAGGGCTGCTATGCCTGGTCCAAAGCTGGAACCGGAATGGAGTAAGCTTAAAGAAACAGGGATAATGTCTAGCGAATTAATGAAGTATCGCCTCAAGCAAATGAGACAAGAAACCAACTCAAGGAGCGATGTGGCCGGTTTCTTTGAGGACGACAATCTGGAGGGAATTGAGAATGAAAATAAGCTAGTCGTTCGACTTTTGCaacttcttgacgtcatcgcaccCCTTGCTGATTCGTCCGCAAATGAATTTTATGTTCCGTCGATGCTGAGAAAGTCATTTTTTTACTCGAGAACTCGCTGGGAAGAGCACACCTTCTCGTCCCTATTCCCTACTCCTCTTATTGTCATTCCTGCGAAGCTGAAGTTTGTTCCGGAGTGTCTCTACTTCCGTCTTGTAACCCGTTTTCTAAATTTGTATTCGGAAAAACCGCGACTTTCGCGCCATCAGTGTATCTTTCTTGCGGACGATGAAGAATCACCAGTACGAGGTACGCTGTTTCTTGCCTCACATCTATACGTTATATTTCCTGTTTTAATCTTTGtagttgaagttgaattgTTGTATCAAAGCCGAGGCAAATGGATAGCTCTAACAATTCGCTTCATCAATAAAGAAGACCAAAATAATATTAGCGGCACGTTTTTGGCTTCGATCAAAAACGAGTTTCTACGTCAAATGAAATCCATTTGTCAGCAGGGCATGAGGGGTTTCAAATACAGCATATGCTCTCAGATTAGGAAAGCGGTTAACTCCGGCAATGAGTGGGGTATTGATCTCAGTAGTCTTCCCGTGATTTATAGTGACGAGGACGAGTATTGTCCAAATCTACCCCGTTTATGCAATCCGTTTGATGAACCCCTGGCTACAAATCCTGATGATCTCTTTCAAATCAACTTTTGGTTTGGGCAACTACCTCATCAACTTTGCCCTATCGTTCAAAATGTGCCGTCAGTTTCTCAAATCAATGATCTCGCGTACGAAATCCGCGAACGATGGACGCAGGTTGCGTATCGGCTAAAGCCTGAGCCGTTTAGTCACAGCGATGTTGAGTGCATCAAGTACAAAAGTCCAAGAGATTTTCGAAATCAATCTCAAAGTATGCTCGACGCTTGGATGAGTAAATTCGGCTCAAAAGCTACTATACCTGTTCTGTGTGAAGCACTAATAAAAGCGGAATTACGAAATCAAGCCGAAAGGGTTTTCACGAAATCTGTTGTAGATAAATGTGTATCCTCTCTACCGTAAATAGCTGGTAGGTGGTCTTGCATTTCATGTGTTGTAAGCCTATTTCTCATCCCTCTCCTATAGATTTGCAAATCAAGACGTGccgtttccgtcgttttTCATGTACTCACACTTTCATTATTTATCTAAGATCACATTCTATTTCGACTTTTTGCCGTTCTTACATTGATTTCATTTACCTCGTTTTGcatgatttttttcatttcgtaCTTTCTCTGCATTTgactttttgttttctttacaACAGTACCGTacttttcattttctgtCTTACGACAATACCCAGCACTGCTGTGTAGTCTTATGAATTTTTTGGAATAGAATCTTTTGTGCCTGTACACTCCAGAAGCAAAACGTGAAGGGTAAACACGTGATCGCTTTCCCAAGGGGCATGTACGGGATTTTGTAAAGTCCAATCACATGACAGAGTTTTCAGCTGAATTTCGATCGCACTAAGGACTCTACTCCGTCGCTCTTCCGCCAAGCTGATTTGTATCAACGTGTGAATTGCATTGGAAAGGTAAACAGAAAATCGGGGGCCTCTTCGGGGATCTCGCGTTTTTGGCGAAACGGAAATCGCAGTTTCGTCATAGTCTAGCTAAACGAGTGCGCAAGCATCTCTAAAATGCTTTGCGGCTAACGGTAATCTTCGAACTGCGCTCCGCTTTGCAAATTCCGCGACGAACACATGACACCTCATCTCCGAACTCGACACGATCAACTAGAACCTTATTCGATTGTTTAGGCAGCGATCGCGTGTGCGTGGCAATAGCTGCGAACAAAAGTCAGCCGATAAACAGTAAGAAGGGCTCCCTTTATCTACGATTTACATGGAAcggttcttttttttagagtcgttgtcgtcttcgatCTCAAACTGTCAACCAGGAAGCTAACGGGCAGCGGCGGTGAGCTTGAGTGGCTTCCTCCAACCATGACTATGGAAATTGTTCTTCTAGGCTAGTTCTCATCGCAGGCCTGTAGATCGGAAGAAACTCTTGAAAGGTCAACAACTGCCAGTCCAAATTCACTGTCACGATGCTGTCAAAAGCGAGAAAGCATAGCAAGCGGAGATGGGAAAAACGTGTCGTATCCTCAACTGATGTACAGTAAAGTGAGCTTGGTGGTTTGCTATTGTTTTGATACACAAACGGAGATTTAAGGTGATGTGCTGGCTTGATTTGGAGTCAGGTGGGATTCTTGGGCTCGTCACGGATGGGAccagagagagaaaagtaAAAGGTTAGCACTGGCATCCGCGCCGTGAAAAAGCTTGATTTTTGATCGTTTCTTTCCGAATCGCAGTAGACATGCGAAGTTCCAACGATGAACAATGTCCGTGGTCAGAGTACTCGGTATGACGTCGACATAGAAATGCGCAACATCACGTGCAGTTGCtatcgcgacggcgtcttAGAAGTTGATAGGGACGAGAACCGTCCAATAGTCGCGAGTGTCGTCGAAACTGATGCGAATGTCCGACAGCCACGTGGATAATCCACGAGGTCAGAATGCTCAAAAACGTGCGGGAACGGCACGCGCGTCGTTCAATTCACGTGCAGCATGTGCGAGGGCGTGCCGACCGACGACTCGGTGTGCAttgtcgacgccgttctccgCAAACCGTTGCCGTTCGAGTATTGCAATCCCGGAGAGTCTCCCGCCCAGAATCTATTCACTCGAACCGTTCTTCCTATATAGCTCTTACGTAACATGTCGTCCGCGTTTCCGTCATCCCGAATTCCCGATGTGGACACGTTGCCGCCGTGATCCAtgaagaaatttttctttgaggAGGAGTTTTTGAAGCAATATAAATATCCCAAAATAGTACTTGTAGAAAAAATGTTTCCAATTTGAAAAGATGTGCATTTCAGTTCCTACAGAAAGACGGAATGGGGAAGGCGACTTCTTTTATTGAGACTGCCGACGATTGCTCAAAAAGGAGCTTCAAAATAAAAtacttctctcttctcttcttggaTGTTTACATACTTAGTCACGTGATGATTGACCTTTCTCCCATCACGTAGCTTGTTCCGTGCGTCGTtcacttcttttttctaagtcgttttcgtcgttgccggCGCGATCGACATGTAAAGATCGTTGTTGTGCCACAACAAACGATTGGCGTTTCGATCCATCGtcattttcctttcttttagcCTCGTCGTGATCGAAGCACTCGATTCCTTTCTCtcgaaccgtttctccttttcaaaaaatggCATTCAGGTGTCCGTCATCTCGAATAGAGCacctcgccgccgtcatcaACGAGGAAATGCTTCTCTGGGGAGGAATAGCGgcgagagaatcgacgggagAACTGTACGTGTGCTCTCACGATCTGATTCATTGCTTCAATCTGTTGACAAGTCAATGGAATGAACGACGAACAACATCGAACAGCCCATCCGACCTTCCTCATCCATGTTCCGGCGCACGAATCGGTGTCGTCCAAAATCGggacatttatcaatttggtggTGGTGGTACCTACAAATCGTCTGATGGCCGCAATATCCTTTTGAATGATCTTCACAAATTGGATGGATTGACGCTCGAATGGCAGCGAATTCATCCCAATGGCGAATCCACGCCTAACGGGAGATCGCAACATGGATTATGCGTCttagggaagaaaggagacgaacatctCGTCATGATGGGAGGATTAGGAACAAAGATTGTTTCACCAGTACCGGACGGATCTCAGTTCATTCCTCATCCAGAGAATCCTGAAGTGGGGTTGAGCAACGAAGTTTGGTTGTTTTCCATCCAAAAGAGTGAGTGTCGTCATCAAttgtttttgaatttgatgtaggcatttgtttgaagggaattgGATTCCAGCTCAATGCACAGGGAAAAAGCCGCATCCTCGATGTGCGCATTCCTTCACTGCAATTGATA from Oscarella lobularis chromosome 1, ooOscLobu1.1, whole genome shotgun sequence includes these protein-coding regions:
- the LOC136187362 gene encoding uncharacterized protein — protein: MQQLLAARDGPIDAWVDTFHFTYNGRELLQRLPTMSAYVTIVSGDRRQCLGIQRSASSFISDHVEGSLDKHGRLKPSRDMALRFNPSYLEMEDLTFIMRSKWIDVARVIFPPLSNSEVEKVKLHDREDQPGRFLEAWIEEHGLDATRESIVSALIKVGLASGAKEVFPELYEKMAKEVVLDRLLEVQRSELEYDEEKDFLGGGACGEVFKATLKKTAQPEKAVAVKVFTDYSRRRKHMEYEMFKKESAVLLQIDPNPFILGLIGLCDIPTFYALVTEFVSGGDLCSFLQSDAFRPEVEKWETRVNFSEQIARGMLHLHSNRPPVIHNNLTARNVLVQITQYHDDIQFICKISGFSLSNMSGVEPVETVLQEGLHPSGTVTHIAPERYSYYPYGEGNDEDIIIDLAKKSDVFSYGVVLWEIRERHSPFRGKTSDLIRNLVKSRHKFPEGKATGVPPFFDDLMMKSLQYDPRNRPTFREIVGAHMAKVDDDQLLSTPQRVEDVIAVVTARSVLIFTRWKKFSAPVSLDKGAEISISNTSSALRIQPRAGDTITPTASMGFTVFTFDAKQSEGVRDDEFVSDLIQLSLPSGLTDDDVHIEMCHEHGLHLDPRAPATSASKVVFFYQPHKSLAKTEHPLVFDENTVIDKTGERKIAALLQKSVVKVVVFPSTAAAAVSSSNSDVAVSFFTHFYGVCRQAFLFRALSFEKIKNPEAWKIDLCIISTRPEHRDRLIANRSDGLRRPLLLLDQCINLSPTETNVVEVDEIEGWINESLRQKVLINMQQLLAARDSPNDAWVETFSFVCNYRELLQQVPTVTAYVTIISGDRRHCLRIEDSSSNFQKIYDKALQRGFVSINRSRVIVVGQDGAGKSCLVDSLLNRPFERGKASTEGAAVTMSHTAASGWKATDNKEYLDPLIAEGCYGSNLQQTALTASASKPISSTEVKKPLSQLKDAPKAHHRASQVKTKSERRAEVVCIEAKTLTHNQQVLVTDFLADKPSETTSVRDVWDLGGQEVYLATHSALMPNSSTFDLTIYMVVMDISKSLSDEAESFHRSADGEVINLSSDLGWIRRNEDFPLYWLGSIAACHEETVRGDYYLGEDEEVKPPPVFAIGSHKDVVENDKQRFPDSAAVGKWLIQQGKRFEELLSNSDFVRHIVRPKRSEDRKVDEDFHEMRDFIGRIFLIDNSVSGSRSPCRGVEEVRRRVDRMASTFCRRMQKQPLFWVYLERLLFHWHKSMKTVVAGVDVIAERAQDICNISSRDEVLTALKFLTNVGAILYYPEVEGLKNFVFTSPTWVIKALSAFVRAAMPGPKLEPEWSKLKETGIMSSELMKYRLKQMRQETNSRSDVAGFFEDDNLEGIENENKLVVRLLQLLDVIAPLADSSANEFYVPSMLRKSFFYSRTRWEEHTFSSLFPTPLIVIPAKLKFVPECLYFRLVTRFLNLYSEKPRLSRHQCIFLADDEESPVRVEVELLYQSRGKWIALTIRFINKEDQNNISGTFLASIKNEFLRQMKSICQQGMRGFKYSICSQIRKAVNSGNEWGIDLSSLPVIYSDEDEYCPNLPRLCNPFDEPLATNPDDLFQINFWFGQLPHQLCPIVQNVPSVSQINDLAYEIRERWTQVAYRLKPEPFSHSDVECIKYKSPRDFRNQSQSMLDAWMSKFGSKATIPVLCEALIKAELRNQAERVFTKSVVDKCVSSLP